A stretch of DNA from Vulpes lagopus strain Blue_001 chromosome 12, ASM1834538v1, whole genome shotgun sequence:
cgctccccctccctccacccctcccggggccgcccccacccctccgcctccgcctccacctccgcctccgccgcccgccaccgccaccgccacccaGCGTCCCCGCTGGAAAGTTTGCGCACCGCTGGCCGCGGAGCCGGCGCCGACCAGAGCTGCCGGAGGAGGAGgcgaggaggaggcggagggcaGGAGGGTCGGGGCCGAAGCAGGAGCGGGCGGCGCGGTGAGTCCCgtccccgtgggcaggtccccaGAGCCCCCACCTGGGCGGGTGCGGCCGGGGTGCTC
This window harbors:
- the LOC121473281 gene encoding uncharacterized protein LOC121473281 isoform X4; the encoded protein is MRAARRRGPVGPGVPAGHLRLPILSTPAAPAQVGALGTCPRGRDSPRRPLLLRPRPSCPPPPPRLLLRQLWSAPAPRPAIPLDSFCSTPRQVRVAPSPRNRPADRVTV